One window of Quercus robur chromosome 12, dhQueRobu3.1, whole genome shotgun sequence genomic DNA carries:
- the LOC126708298 gene encoding uncharacterized protein LOC126708298: MQLEIDRLCRKLRCKRRRRTPSNSNPSSDDDGDGSYRSKSKTPSSESFSYDGGCHYKRRSKSPSHKGTGNDAMSKALNQISKSPFTHRNEGGKLPQRFTQPAFTMYNGRTDPVEHVSHFNQRMVVHSKNEALMCQVFPSSLGPVVMRWFNYLKEVSISSFKELTRAFEACFITCSRIERDFDDVAIRTFKVSLPAEYDLRKSLTKKLVRSVRQLMDHVDEYKQVEEDQQQGKGKAEVVPQDRRDFRSNRYNNNRPQRDFTRHSGSTTTQVVSIVFQEPVHQILEKIKNEPYFQLPNKMGGDPTKCNHSLHCQHHKERRHTTEDCRTLWSHLEQLVKIGMLKQFLYQPSGQGGQVGSGAHRNASIRSHLGTINVILAAPGRTGSRPSRVLFIAQPFIEDSPLDSKRSRVGVRPALSFSDEDKVGTLQPYDDTLVVTLRIGGYNVKRVLAD, encoded by the exons ATGCAGTTGGAGATTGATCGTCTTTGTAGGAAGCTACGCTGTAAACGGCGGAGAAGGACTCCCTCAAATTCTAACCCCTCCtctgatgatgatggagatggtAGCTACAGGTCCAAGTCCAAGACTCCCTCCAGTGAGTCTTTTTCATATGATGGGGGCTGTCATTACAAGCGGAGGAGTAAGAGTCCATCTCACAAAGGTACGGGCAATGATGCTATGAGCAAGGCTCTTAACCAGATCTCTAAATCACCGTTTACGCACAGAAATGAAGGGGGAAAACTTCCTCAGCGGTTCACTCAGCCAGCATTCACCATGTATAATGGTAGAACGGACCCTGTGGAGCACGTTAGCCACTTCAACCAGAGAATGGTCGTCCACTCCAAgaatgaagccttgatgtgtCAAGTTTTCCCATCCAGTTTGGGACCCGTggtgatgagatggttcaactaTCTGAAAGAAGTTTCTATTAGCTCATTCAAGGAGCTTACTAGGGCCTTCGAGGCTTGTTTCATAACTTgcagtagg ATAGAAAGGGACTTTGATGACGTGGCTATAAGGACTTTCAAGGTCAGCTTACCCGCCGAGTATGATTTGAGAAAGTCTTTAACCAAGAAACTGGTTAGGAGTGTGCGTCAACTCATGGACCATGTTGATGAGTATAAGCAGGTCGAGGAGGACCAACAACAGGGAAAGGGAAAAGCCGAAGTGGTCCCTCAAGATAGAAGGGATTTCAGGTCGAATAGGTACAATAACAATCGACCTCAGAGAGATTTTACGAGGCACTCCGGATCTACTACTACTCAGGTAGTCAGCATCGTGTTCCAAGAGCCAGTGCACCAAATCCTGGAGAAAATTAAGAATGAGCCATACTTTCAATTGCCAAACAAGATGGGGGGAGACCCCACAAAGTGCAACCATAGCCTTCACTGCCAACACCACAAGGAGCGGAGGCACACTACTGAAGATTGTAGGACATTGTGGAGTCACTTGGAGCAGTTGGTCAAAATTGGAATGTTAAAGCAATTCTTGTATCAGCCCAGCGGGCAGGGTGGTCAAGTAGGGTCGGGAGCTCATAGAAACGCTTCTATAAGATCACATTTAGGTACAATTAATGTCATTCTTGCTGCTCCAGGAAGGACTGGTTCTCGGCCATCCAGGGTGTTGTTTATAGCTCAACCATTTATCGAAGACTCGCCCCTTGATTCAAAAAGGAGTAGAGTGGGGGTCCGACCAGCTCTAAGCTTTTCTGATGAGGATAAAGTTGGGACCTTGCAACCATATGATGATACTTTAGTAGTTACTCTCAGGATAGGAGGGTATAATGTGAAGAGAGTGCTAGCAGACTAA